The Rhododendron vialii isolate Sample 1 chromosome 1a, ASM3025357v1 region AGAAATGTTCACATCAATTACTTAATTATCAcaagaaaacgaaaacaaaaagtctacagGCCAATAGTACTTGACTCATTAGAAAGCCAAGATCTCTTTTTACACCGCAATAACCGACTGGGTATGCCTTTTAATTCTTGTTGACGTATCGAtttcaaaatattccaaaaatatgCTTGTTAATTCTTGTTGAcgtatcaattttcaaaatacccccataACTGGGTATGCCTTCTAATTCTTCTTGAtgtattaattttaaaatatccaaaaaatatgCTTTTTAATTATTGCTGATgtatcaatttcaaaataacccaaaaaattGGATACGCCTTTTAATTCTTGTTGATgtatcaatttcaaaatacacCCAAAACTGGGATGCCTTTTAAAGTCATAAACAGAAATAACACCTGCTAGCAAATTTTGTTATCAATTTAACAGAATTTGCCGTAAATGGTCTATTTAAATAACGGAAGATAACTTTGAGAGTAAAATTGAAATGGGGACAAACAAAGAATAGAAAACTGAAGCAGTTAACGGAGGAAGGGATATAAAAAAAACTGCAGCAAAGTTCATGGGGTAGTTATAGTATTTGTTCTTCCGCCAATTCCCGTAGGCCTCGTTTCATTCGTGGAAATAGATGCAAGGTATTAACGGTCCTCGAAATAATAGCCCCCTGTACTGTTTAAAAGTGTTCTTTTGAAAGGCACTTCAAAACCAGAACTGCTATGGACATCGATGGTGTGTGCACATACCGGCATGCGGGGCAATTCGGATTCCGCACAGATAGTCTGAGCcgtttaataattaaaaaaaaaagagaatgagaAGAGAGagcccgtgaaaaatcagcttgattggaTATATGTacgtgctcgatccaatcttccaatttttcattcaaattacatgCGAATTATTCGTGTACAATtcaaagtgggccccacatgccAGTATGTGCACCGTCGGTTAGTAGCACAAGGACTTGACCCAAAATGAGTATTAAGAAAAgataacaattaattaaatgcGTCATGGAAAAGAGTGAAAGTAAATTtcccaaagataatcatttgctTAATTTCATTCACTTCATTTGAATTTTACAACATAAAATACATTTCCACTTGCTGCCAGATGACTCACAAGCAAAACAGCTTCCCTTCCAATActtaacaaacatatatattcTCTATCAATTTATTCTAACTATTTTTAGCTTCTTTCCATCATCATGGAATAAAGCACTTTAATTGAAACTGAAATACTCCAAAAGTGGTAGAATTAAAGGAGTAGTTTTAGCCTTCAAATATATCTGAGTTATTCTGTCTAAGCCGTGTGAGGGTAGAGGCGGATTGGAAGACCTTTTTCAGGAATAGACATGGTATCGACAATCATCTTCTCGTTAGGAATCACCTTTTCCCACTTGAACCTTCTCACCAAGTGGTGCATGAACACAAGTATTTCCAATCGGGCGTATTCCTTTCCGGGGCACATCCTTGGCCCTCCGCCAAAGGGTACAAATGTGTACGGAGCTGGTCCAGACTCCTCGAATCTTGAGGGATCGAATTTCAGCGGCTCTGGAAAGAATTCAGCGTTCCTGTGTGTTGAATGCGCACTCCAATATATCTGCATATCAATTTAGAATAGGAAATATATTTAGatattaataacaaaataattttcagcaTTTGAAGTAGACGACATGTTAATTGAGTGAAtaattaaggccccgtttcattaagagaaataattacttaatttttaaaataatgacttgtctcataaaataaaaaataaataatttaaaaataaaaaccttagcacAATGAAGCCTAAGTCAACATGCAAGCCTAGCTAGAATCTTCACATCAAAAGTTCATATCACTGTCCAGCTCTCATGCACAACCAACCAAGACCTATTGCTCCTCATTAAAAAGCCAAGATCCCTTTCTAGACAGCAATAAcaattagtacttattttttaagaagacaatttcacttttcatcattgtcgggtgggtaccacatgTTGATAGATCAATTTTCATCAACTCTTTTTAATATCCCCTCTATCCCTCTTCTTTGGTCCCTTTTTGGgattctaacttattaaggaaacctAATAATTTCATGTATGATCACTTGATTTTCTAATTTTACCCTTGAAACATTTAGGCAAAACTGCTAATTGAGACAAAAGAATGGGGACAACATTTAGGAAGGGTAAAATGGGAAATTCTCTGACTTTTAGCCATTTAGTTCTAAAGTGGGACAAAAAATTTGAGACTGCTAAAAGCGCTAATTGGGACAAAAGAtggagacggagagagtatattttattataaacaGAGTTTTTGGCATGGGGTTCTAGTGTTAGGATTTGGCAATTTTTCGGGTTCTCCTCGTTGCAGTTTTTGCTGTATGATCAGTGTTTTGGTTTCGTTGGTCTCTTGCCGACTTCCTTTGGCCCTTAGGCGGCATATGATTATCGGGATTCGTTCGTGTTTTGGTTTCGGTTGTCTCTTGTCGACTTCCTTTGGGCCTTAGGCGGCATACGATTATCGGGATTTGTTTGTGTCTGTTCGTACGTTCACTCCTTGTTATGATGCCATTGTGTCCTGGGTCCCTTAATTGTCTTCAACGATTCAATTTTATGCATTAATATGCTTATAATAATTACCTTCCAACCCTTTGGAATTGAGAAACCATTGTACATGAAATCATTGATGACTTCTCTGAAAGAACCTCGGACTGGTGGAGCAAGTCTCATCACTTCACATGCCACGTTCCATGAATACTTCATCTTCTGAATATCATCCCAATTCAACAATTCTCCTGCTgcttttgattttgcaatttccATTTGCTCTGTTCtcacaaagtaaaaaaagtacCTCAAACAAAATACTGCTAtatgttaataattttttttcatagtcTCCAGGTCTTGTAAATGAGAAAATTCTtgtgataacaaaaaaaaaaaaaaactcctattCTCAATTTCGTACAGAAAACCCACCATGCAAGTATAATAAGCTGTGAAAATCAGCTTTTAAATAAAAGTCGTTACATCTCTTATTGGTCATTATGTTGCTGGATTTCAGACATCCAATATCGTGATTTACTTACACGTATCCGATGTATAGCTATATCACCCATACCTATACGTCTCAAGATAACTGCGATTTAAAACCGCGGTGAAAACATAGGTAGACCGTTAGAGAAGCACAAATTCAAATTGAGAGCTTTGAGAGAAGACAGGAATGAGAATTACCTCTGTAGACTCCTTCGTAAACCTCAGGCAACTCAGCAAGAAACTTAACAATGGAAGCACAAGAGGAGCTAGCGGTGTCATGGCCACCAATCAACAGCCCCAAGATCTTATCAGCAATGTCGGCCTCGTGCATGAACTTTCCATTTTCGTCGCTTGTCGAAAGCATGTGTGACAAAATGTCTTGCGTGGGCGACGCTTTTCCCTCAGCCAAATCCAAGTTCCTCTGCTTGATAATGGCTACCAATTCGGTCCTAATGAAATTAGAGGCCTTGATTGCCCGATTAAACGGGGTTCCGGGCAAGTCTATGGGTACAGAAAATATCCCCGCCACCAAACCACTAAAGGGGTCTTCGAACTTGGCCACATGGCTAGGATCTTCGACGCTGAGAAACAATCGACAGGCGATCCAGAACGTGTAGTGCTTTGTTAGAGGGAATACCACCACTTGGTCTTTGTTCTCCCAATCAGTGGCAAAGTGTCGCTGAGCGATCCCGTCCATGATTCCTATGTACCTCTGCAACGCATCCGCCTTGAGGAAGTTGGGGAGCATTTTTCGCAACCGGATGGCCGCTTCTTTCGATGACGTTTGGGTTGCAGTCGGGAAAACTTTGTCGACGGAGCTAGGCCACCATACCTGGACGAGCTTGTTCTCGTTAGAGAACAAGAACTTGTTACCGGCTGCCCCGCAGAACATAACTGTGGGAGAGCCCAAAAGGCTCGTCTTGAATACGGAAGAAGAGTACCTGGCTATGCGATCGAACACGAATTTCTCAGGGTGACCTTTCCATCCGGTGGAGAGAAACTCGAGGCTCTCGCCCACCATTGGGAACCCGGTGCTACCGGGTGGGAGGTTACTGAGAAGGGAGCCGGATTTTTTGCCGTATAAAAGGAAGTAGAAAGATAGGGTGACAGAGAGAACAAAGAAGGCCAGGAGAGAGGCATAGAATAGCTCCATGATTGCTACTTCTTGTGTTCTCTGATTGTTGTGTGTCAGTGTGTGTTTTGTAAGGGGAAGAACcaaatttataggcaaaagcaGCTTTCCAATGTGGACACAAGGGAGGCTTAAACGTACCTTTAGTTGCATTTATGCAccgaaaaaagaacaaaaaaatgtgGTTTAAGCTTAAAATCTAAGTTTGCCATAATTGAAAATTAGGGATACAAAATTAAAGGTGGAGTATATACCGGGTGTGATGCTGTATTTCagaatgtttttttcttttttcaaatctGTATCTGTGTGACATCGGTCACGTATGTGGAACTCTGTTCTTTTTGTGTCTCTTGGTTAAAAATCCTAGTAGTAGTTTTTTGAGACATGATTAGAGATAGTCTATATATGGTGGGAGATCCCAATCGGATTTTTGATGAGAGAACTTGTATTTGGGGTTGGTGATCAAGTGTCTCTTTGTGAGAGCTTTAATTGTTTGTCACCATTGTTGCTCTTTGAACAATAGTTCTCTTCACATAGTGGAATCGCCTCTCATTTTTTTGCCCGTGGAGTAGCCTTACAGCCTTACAGTCGTAAGCCGAACTACATATATCTTGGTCTCTCTAATTCATTTTCGTTGTTTGGTTTTTccgtttgttttgttggaaTTCACCCATGTACgtgggtgatggtgatggtgatggctGGCCAAAGTCAAGAACGGATTTACTTGAGCAGCCACTAATGACTTTTGGCGACTATTGGAGATTCTGGAAACCTCACACATGGAAACAGCATTAATTGCTCTTGgatgtgagggagagggtgggGTCTGAGTGGGGGAGCCGGTTGTGGCTCCCCGGTGGTTAGCCGGAATGTGGCTCTCGGAgagattttttcaaatttgtataAATTGTGTGAGTGTATATATAAATGGAGTTTTTCTTCTGAAATCTGTGtgtttggtgtgtgtgtgtgtatgggCAAACCTGGGGCACAACATGTTTTTCGGATATGTTTTTTtgaaaccaaaccatttaacttAGATTAACACAAAAGAGTAACAAGTCTTACCCCACAATGATTGATCTTTACACAAAGGCTCCAACACAAACTCAGGTGCCCTTGAGTTGTTGCAGCGTGCTTGGCTAATGAGTCAGTTACTCTATTAGCCTCGTGATAACAAAACATAACCTGCAGCGAAGAAAAATCAGATGCGAGGACCAGAATCTCCTGCAACACCCTGCAAAGCCGTCTTGCTTGGACCTGCCTCCTACATAAAACATTGAACACAAATGTAGAATCAGTCTTAACAACAATATTAGCAAACCCAAACCGACGGACAACCCGTAACCCATCTCGCACAGCCCACATTTCTGCCATGGTATTGGAGTTGACATGAATCTCTCTTTcgaaacccaaaccaaagtccCCCACACAATTTCGGAATGCACCACCCTACCAGTGTTGGGTTGGGCCTTAGCCGGCACAGCTTCCAATCAAGATGTGGCAAATTGGTTAGCCGCGCACACAACATTTTGGGGGCACAGAGGTTCATTATTGAAGATGGCCTTATTTCTTGCTTGCCACATAAACCATACCATAGCAACAAGTTTGAGATAAACATTTTCATCCAACATATGTTGTACATCTTACAAAGAGACCAACAGATGTTTGCTTGGTTGCAAAAGGGCCAAATTTATATAGAGAACTCCACGCCGAACATTCCCATACAATATGCGACCATGATTCAGTGGAGTGTCCACACAATATACATTGTGTCGGGTTGAGGATGTGACGATGGAATAAGAACACATTAGTTGGCAAAGCATTGTGACAAACAAACCATATAAAGAGTTTTAATTTTGAGGCTAATTTCAGTCGCCATAGCAGCCGCCAAGGAAGGCTAGGCACGTAATTGGGGGATGAGAGTCTGGATAAGGAGCCAATTATATGCCGACTTGAAGGTAAAATCTCCCTGATTATTTGGTTCCCAAACAGGTGTGTCAATGGAAGGGGGCAAGGGGATaggaattgattgaattgactcaagaatttgggacgggaGATAGTCTTTTAGCAGATCCATACGCCAAGACAAAACTACAAGAGTCAAACAAGTCTCTAACTTTAAGATGTACAACGTTGGGTGCAAAATATAGTCATACAATCTGTAAGGTCCTAACCAATGGTCCAACCAAACAGATAAATCACTATTAGCTCCaagttgtttggtttgttcttgGTATTCCTTTTTGtactattctcttttttttaataaaattcttcttcgtggttaaaaaaaaaaaacaaaagagctCCAAGTTGCCAAATTACACCCTGATTAAGATATGGTATGATAGAGTAAATTACACCCTGTTTTTCGGATATGTTTGGTTTGTTATTTTCTCAATATCATGGCGATCAATGATCGTCGAGTTGTGGTTGGGTCCTTCAGGACCTGCCGCACAACATCTTTATAAGTTGGAATCTCCAAAAGAAAGCAATAAATTAgaacagagggagtatgagATAGAACCTAACACATCACTGCTTTACGTCTACAATTTGACGGAATTAAACAGGAGGAGCCCAATTGATCGATTAAGGTATGTAAATTAAGTTCAGACAGCGCGTTAACAttgaaaaatctagggttttctAACAATCCGTAAAACCCCTAACAGTATGAAAACGAATTGCTATGTAAAACTATTAGCAAAAACTATGCAAAGCAATCAATGGCACAACGTAAAGATATACGTGGAGAACTCCAAAATGAGTAAgggaaggaatcaaatcactataatTACTGTGTAGTTACAAATATACTTACAAATATATAAATTCTCACAAC contains the following coding sequences:
- the LOC131335406 gene encoding beta-amyrin 28-monooxygenase-like; protein product: MELFYASLLAFFVLSVTLSFYFLLYGKKSGSLLSNLPPGSTGFPMVGESLEFLSTGWKGHPEKFVFDRIARYSSSVFKTSLLGSPTVMFCGAAGNKFLFSNENKLVQVWWPSSVDKVFPTATQTSSKEAAIRLRKMLPNFLKADALQRYIGIMDGIAQRHFATDWENKDQVVVFPLTKHYTFWIACRLFLSVEDPSHVAKFEDPFSGLVAGIFSVPIDLPGTPFNRAIKASNFIRTELVAIIKQRNLDLAEGKASPTQDILSHMLSTSDENGKFMHEADIADKILGLLIGGHDTASSSCASIVKFLAELPEVYEGVYREQMEIAKSKAAGELLNWDDIQKMKYSWNVACEVMRLAPPVRGSFREVINDFMYNGFSIPKGWKIYWSAHSTHRNAEFFPEPLKFDPSRFEESGPAPYTFVPFGGGPRMCPGKEYARLEILVFMHHLVRRFKWEKVIPNEKMIVDTMSIPEKGLPIRLYPHTA